From Paraburkholderia sabiae, a single genomic window includes:
- a CDS encoding DUF2783 domain-containing protein: MALITQLNLTQPDDFYEALIDMHRDFDEAQSQAANAQLILLLANHIGDYATLMEAIRYAREGVDQNDAAAARHDAPRVAA, translated from the coding sequence GTGGCACTCATCACCCAACTCAATCTGACGCAGCCCGACGACTTCTACGAAGCGCTGATCGACATGCATCGCGACTTCGACGAAGCACAAAGCCAGGCGGCGAATGCACAGCTGATTCTGTTGCTCGCGAATCATATCGGCGATTACGCGACGTTGATGGAAGCGATCCGCTACGCGCGCGAAGGCGTCGATCAAAACGATGCAGCCGCTGCGCGGCACGACGCTCCGCGCGTCGCGGCCTGA
- a CDS encoding FAD-dependent oxidoreductase: MSSINYQTLSFEYRRCAEQDAAADAARHPVIVVGAGPVGLATAIDLAQHGVHVVLVDDDCSLATGSRAICFSKRSLDIFDRLGCGDRMVDKGISWNVGKVFLQNELVYTFNLLPEAGHHRPAFINLQQYYVEGFLLERAQSLPNIDIRWKSKVVGLQQHGDPGSADAFVTLTIETPEGEYPLCGRYVVAADGSRSPVRNMMGLDSKGRVFKDRFLIADVKMEAEFPSERWFWFDPPFHPNQSVLLHRQPDNVWRIDFQLGWDADPALEKTPERVLPRVRALLGPDVKFELEWVSVYTFSCLRMERFRHGNVLFVGDAAHLVSPFGARGANSGFQDAENVAWKLAMVLDGRAPDALLDTYASEREFAADENIRNSTRSTDFITPKSPVSRTFRDAVLKLARKHSFARQLANSGRLSVPAVLHDSALNTTDTERFEGKMAPGASCVDAPVALQGAPAWLLAQLGDAFTGVLFCGKNSIDAATQRTLKALQTGAIPMKLILVTPHGVRDLAHELGDTVVLEDAEGLAASRYDATPGTFYLIRPDQHVCARWRTLDAARVDAALKRALCVEGVA; the protein is encoded by the coding sequence ATGAGCAGCATCAACTACCAGACCTTGTCGTTCGAATACCGGCGCTGCGCCGAGCAGGATGCAGCGGCTGATGCGGCGCGGCATCCTGTGATCGTCGTCGGAGCGGGGCCCGTCGGTCTCGCGACGGCGATCGATCTCGCGCAGCACGGCGTGCATGTCGTGCTCGTCGACGACGATTGTTCGCTTGCAACAGGTTCGCGTGCAATCTGTTTTTCGAAGCGTTCGCTCGATATCTTCGATCGCCTCGGCTGCGGCGACCGCATGGTCGACAAGGGCATCAGCTGGAACGTCGGCAAGGTGTTCCTGCAAAACGAACTGGTGTACACGTTCAATCTGCTGCCGGAAGCGGGACATCATCGGCCGGCGTTCATCAATCTGCAGCAGTACTACGTCGAAGGCTTTTTGCTCGAACGCGCGCAGTCGCTGCCGAATATCGACATCCGCTGGAAGAGCAAGGTGGTCGGCCTGCAGCAGCACGGCGACCCCGGCTCCGCCGATGCATTCGTCACGCTGACCATCGAAACACCGGAAGGCGAGTATCCGTTGTGCGGCCGTTATGTCGTCGCCGCCGACGGTTCGCGCAGCCCTGTGCGCAACATGATGGGCCTCGACAGCAAAGGCCGCGTCTTCAAGGACCGTTTCCTGATCGCCGATGTGAAGATGGAAGCGGAGTTTCCGAGCGAGCGCTGGTTCTGGTTCGATCCGCCGTTTCATCCGAACCAGTCGGTGTTGCTGCATCGACAGCCGGATAACGTGTGGCGTATCGACTTCCAGCTCGGCTGGGACGCGGACCCTGCACTCGAGAAAACGCCCGAACGTGTGCTGCCGCGCGTGCGCGCGCTGCTCGGGCCGGACGTCAAGTTCGAACTCGAATGGGTCAGCGTTTACACGTTCTCGTGTTTGCGTATGGAGCGCTTCCGGCACGGCAACGTGCTGTTCGTCGGCGACGCGGCGCATCTGGTTTCGCCGTTCGGCGCGCGCGGCGCGAACAGCGGCTTTCAGGACGCGGAGAATGTCGCGTGGAAGCTCGCGATGGTGCTCGACGGCCGCGCGCCCGATGCCTTGCTCGACACGTATGCAAGCGAGCGCGAATTCGCCGCCGACGAGAACATCCGTAATTCGACGCGCTCCACCGATTTCATCACGCCGAAGTCGCCTGTCAGCCGCACGTTCCGCGACGCGGTGTTGAAGCTCGCGCGCAAGCATTCATTTGCACGCCAACTCGCGAATAGCGGGCGGCTTTCGGTGCCCGCTGTGCTGCACGACTCGGCGCTCAACACAACTGATACCGAGCGTTTCGAAGGCAAGATGGCGCCAGGCGCTTCATGCGTGGATGCACCCGTTGCATTGCAGGGCGCACCGGCATGGCTGCTCGCACAACTCGGCGATGCATTCACAGGCGTGCTGTTCTGCGGCAAAAACAGCATCGACGCTGCGACGCAACGCACGTTGAAAGCACTACAAACGGGCGCGATTCCGATGAAGCTGATTCTCGTCACGCCGCATGGCGTGCGCGACCTCGCGCATGAACTGGGCGATACCGTCGTGCTCGAAGATGCCGAAGGGCTTGCAGCGTCGCGCTATGACGCGACGCCTGGCACGTTCTACCTGATCCGCCCGGACCAGCATGTATGCGCGCGCTGGCGCACGCTCGATGCCGCGCGTGTCGACGCTGCGTTGAAGCGGGCGCTATGTGTCGAAGGCGTCGCCTGA
- a CDS encoding MBL fold metallo-hydrolase, which translates to MAKAFASQADLEEKKITWTQLSENAYAYTAEGDPNSGVIIGDDGVLIVDTTATPAMAQDLIEKIRSVTDKPIKYVVLSHYHAVRVLGASAYFKEGAQQVIASRGTYEMIVERGEADMKSEIERFPRLFAGVETVPGLTWPTLVFEKEVTLFLGKLEVKIAHLGAGHTKGDTVVWLPSQKVLFSGDLVEYDAACYCGDAQLEQWPATLEALRALNAEKLVPGRGPALTTPEDVNKGLDYTKDFVTTLLQSGRESVAEKFDLKAAMAHTRKAMDPKFGHVFIYEHCLPFDVSRAFDEASGITHPRIWTAQRDKDMWGALQA; encoded by the coding sequence ATGGCCAAGGCATTTGCATCGCAAGCCGACCTCGAAGAAAAGAAGATCACGTGGACGCAACTGTCCGAGAACGCCTATGCGTACACGGCTGAGGGCGACCCGAACTCGGGCGTGATCATCGGCGACGATGGCGTGCTGATCGTCGACACCACCGCGACGCCCGCGATGGCGCAAGACCTGATCGAGAAGATTCGCAGCGTCACCGACAAGCCGATCAAATACGTTGTGCTGTCGCACTACCACGCGGTGCGCGTGCTAGGCGCGTCGGCGTATTTCAAGGAAGGCGCGCAGCAGGTCATCGCGAGCCGCGGCACGTATGAAATGATCGTCGAGCGCGGCGAAGCCGATATGAAGTCGGAAATCGAACGCTTTCCGCGTCTCTTTGCAGGCGTCGAAACGGTGCCGGGTCTCACGTGGCCGACGCTCGTGTTCGAGAAGGAAGTCACGCTGTTCCTCGGCAAGCTCGAAGTGAAGATCGCGCATCTCGGCGCGGGGCATACGAAGGGCGATACCGTCGTGTGGCTGCCGTCGCAGAAGGTCTTGTTCTCGGGCGACCTCGTCGAATACGACGCGGCCTGCTATTGCGGCGATGCGCAACTCGAACAGTGGCCCGCGACGCTCGAAGCGCTGCGCGCGCTGAACGCGGAGAAGCTCGTGCCGGGCCGGGGCCCCGCGCTGACCACGCCGGAAGACGTGAACAAGGGCCTCGACTATACGAAGGACTTCGTGACGACGCTGCTGCAAAGCGGCCGCGAATCCGTCGCCGAAAAATTCGATCTGAAGGCCGCGATGGCGCATACGCGCAAGGCGATGGACCCGAAGTTCGGCCATGTCTTTATCTACGAACACTGCCTGCCGTTCGACGTGTCGCGCGCTTTCGACGAAGCGAGCGGCATCACGCATCCGCGCATCTGGACCGCGCAGCGCGACAAGGACATGTGGGGCGCGCTGCAGGCCTGA
- a CDS encoding IclR family transcriptional regulator, which produces MDLFSTQAGGASGMAKTAKDGETGAGKPQRGIQSVEVGGRVLHALAKARAPLALSDLAAGADIAPGQAHAYLVSLTRLGLIKRDELTGRYEPGPLSLRLGLMQLANQPAFRAAVPRVAALAEAIGFSVAICTKGPQGPTIVRYEHAGFPLHVNLHVGTVMSLPATSTGRLFCAFLAPDALQTMWANQSGGTDEIVASAERASFDATLAAIRERGIERGIDAPSPGISSLAAPVFDVDGKLCLALTVIGPSGAIDVEWDGSIARALLDTAREIGADIAAST; this is translated from the coding sequence ATGGATCTTTTTTCCACACAGGCAGGCGGCGCGAGCGGCATGGCGAAGACAGCAAAAGACGGCGAAACGGGCGCGGGCAAGCCGCAGCGGGGCATCCAGAGCGTCGAGGTCGGCGGACGGGTGCTGCATGCGCTCGCGAAAGCGCGCGCGCCGTTGGCGCTGTCCGATCTCGCCGCCGGTGCCGACATCGCGCCGGGCCAGGCGCATGCGTATCTCGTGAGCCTGACGCGGCTCGGACTGATCAAGCGTGACGAGTTGACGGGCCGTTACGAACCGGGGCCGCTGTCGTTGCGGCTCGGCCTGATGCAGCTGGCGAACCAGCCCGCGTTCCGCGCCGCCGTGCCGCGCGTTGCCGCACTTGCCGAGGCGATCGGCTTCAGCGTCGCGATCTGCACGAAGGGACCGCAGGGACCGACGATCGTCCGCTATGAGCACGCGGGTTTTCCGCTGCATGTGAACCTGCACGTGGGCACGGTGATGTCGTTGCCTGCGACGTCGACGGGACGTTTGTTCTGCGCGTTCCTCGCGCCCGATGCATTGCAGACGATGTGGGCGAACCAGTCGGGCGGCACGGACGAGATCGTTGCGTCGGCGGAACGTGCATCGTTCGACGCGACGCTTGCGGCGATTCGCGAGCGCGGCATCGAACGAGGCATCGACGCGCCGAGTCCCGGCATCAGCAGTCTTGCTGCGCCCGTGTTCGATGTCGACGGAAAATTGTGTCTCGCGTTGACGGTGATCGGGCCGAGCGGCGCAATCGATGTGGAATGGGACGGGTCTATTGCGCGGGCGCTTCTGGATACGGCGCGTGAAATTGGCGCGGACATCGCGGCGTCGACATGA
- a CDS encoding IclR family transcriptional regulator yields MNEALNTSSPAGADGKQQRGIQSLDSTGELLTALVSAGRPLSLRDLAAAAGMPPAKAFPHLVSLQKIGLLSRDASGCFEAGPLALELGLIGLQRLSPTREAEPEIVDLAVTTGMSVAMAVLGPLGPTVVRLEESARPLHVSLRVGTVMSLVNTAIGRVFAAFVADDVRVGLLAQDSLRLAGADSVSDSFAERLARIRELGVDTALNKPIPGINTLAAPVFDHTGSIVLVIAVMGTAGSFDSDTAGVSAQGLVSACQRLSRRFGFVV; encoded by the coding sequence ATGAACGAAGCATTGAACACCTCTTCGCCTGCGGGCGCCGATGGGAAACAGCAGCGCGGCATCCAGTCGCTCGACAGCACGGGCGAGTTGCTGACGGCGCTCGTATCGGCGGGCAGGCCTTTATCGTTGCGCGATCTGGCTGCGGCAGCGGGCATGCCGCCCGCGAAAGCGTTTCCGCATCTGGTGAGTTTGCAGAAGATCGGTTTGCTGAGCCGCGACGCGTCGGGTTGCTTCGAAGCGGGGCCGCTGGCGCTCGAACTCGGGCTGATCGGTTTGCAGCGTCTGTCGCCGACGCGTGAGGCCGAGCCTGAAATCGTCGATCTCGCGGTGACGACGGGTATGAGTGTCGCGATGGCCGTGCTCGGGCCGCTTGGTCCGACTGTCGTGAGGCTGGAGGAATCGGCGCGGCCGTTGCATGTGAGCTTGCGCGTCGGCACGGTGATGTCGTTGGTGAATACCGCGATTGGGCGTGTGTTTGCTGCTTTTGTCGCCGACGACGTTAGAGTTGGATTGCTGGCGCAGGATTCTTTGCGGCTCGCAGGTGCTGATAGTGTCTCGGATTCTTTCGCGGAACGTCTTGCGCGGATTCGCGAGCTAGGTGTTGATACTGCGCTTAATAAGCCTATACCGGGTATTAATACGCTGGCGGCGCCTGTGTTCGATCACACCGGTAGCATTGTTCTGGTCATCGCCGTTATGGGCACGGCCGGTAGCTTTGATAGCGATACGGCTGGGGTTTCCGCGCAGGGTCTGGTTTCGGCTTGCCAGCGGTTATCGCGGAGGTTTGGGTTTGTGGTTTGA
- a CDS encoding MurR/RpiR family transcriptional regulator: MSAPNLIPHIRSALESLRPAERKVADMVLSDVDFAMRASITELAQRADVSEPSVTRFCRAVGAHGLRDFKMQLAQSVAGGMPYASTAVARDDDTQTLFDKVGEAAVEGITQARGAIDPVAVNAALAALTGARRVYFFGVGSGSGLVAQDAALRFLRLDIAASAFTDAHLQRLYAGLLEPGDVAFAISHSGRSVEVNESMQIAKERGATTIALTNVGSRLAWLVDIPLLLRVASPVDPNTPGVSRLVHLCVMDALAIGVALRLEPRTLEKMRNAKARLAADVAAEDESQ, encoded by the coding sequence GTGTCCGCACCGAACCTGATTCCTCACATCCGCAGCGCGCTCGAATCGCTGCGGCCGGCCGAGCGCAAGGTCGCCGACATGGTGCTGTCCGATGTCGACTTCGCGATGCGCGCGAGCATCACCGAGCTTGCGCAGCGCGCGGACGTATCGGAGCCTTCCGTGACGCGTTTTTGTCGCGCGGTGGGCGCGCATGGTTTGCGCGACTTCAAGATGCAGCTAGCGCAGAGCGTCGCGGGCGGGATGCCGTACGCGTCGACGGCCGTCGCGCGGGACGACGACACGCAGACGTTGTTCGACAAGGTCGGCGAGGCGGCTGTCGAGGGGATTACGCAGGCGCGTGGCGCGATTGATCCTGTTGCTGTGAATGCCGCGCTGGCTGCGCTGACTGGGGCGCGGCGGGTTTATTTTTTTGGAGTTGGATCAGGGTCCGGGCTTGTTGCTCAGGATGCTGCCTTGCGGTTTTTGCGGCTTGATATTGCCGCTAGTGCTTTTACTGATGCTCATTTGCAGCGGTTATACGCTGGGTTGCTCGAGCCTGGTGATGTTGCTTTTGCGATTTCTCATTCGGGGCGTAGTGTTGAAGTGAATGAGAGTATGCAGATCGCCAAGGAGCGCGGTGCGACTACCATTGCTTTGACCAATGTCGGGTCCCGGTTGGCCTGGCTTGTCGATATTCCTCTGCTCTTGCGAGTGGCTAGTCCTGTCGATCCTAATACGCCTGGTGTGTCCAGGCTCGTGCATCTTTGTGTTATGGATGCGCTTGCTATAGGCGTTGCTCTGCGGCTCGAGCCCAGGACGCTTGAGAAGATGCGGAATGCTAAGGCTCGGCTAGCGGCCGATGTTGCCGCGGAGGATGAGTCGCAGTAA
- a CDS encoding ABC transporter ATP-binding protein encodes MAAVQLSGIYKRYGDTQVVHGIDLHIDDGEFVVLVGPSGCGKSTLMRMVAGLEEISGGELTIGGTRANSLPPQQRNISMVFQSYALYPHLSVYDNIAFGPRIRKESSTSFKPRIEAAAKMLNLSGYLDRLPRALSGGQRQRVAMGRAVVREPSLFLFDEPLSNLDAKLRVQMRTEIKSLHQRLKNTVIYVTHDQIEAMTMADRIVVMNAGRIEQIGRPLELYDRPANLFVASFLGSPSMNFVAGEVVSAANGVALKLGDGAQIPLPNVTSAAAAPGAKVTLGVRPEHIETSNEGIPMDVEVIEPTGAETHLYGKIGGAPWCVTMRQRASIEPGQRVTVRFAAQDMHLFDTESGRRLG; translated from the coding sequence ATGGCAGCAGTGCAACTGAGCGGCATCTACAAGCGTTACGGCGACACGCAGGTCGTGCATGGCATCGACCTGCATATCGACGACGGCGAGTTCGTCGTGCTGGTCGGACCGTCGGGTTGCGGCAAGAGCACGCTGATGCGGATGGTCGCGGGCCTCGAGGAAATCAGCGGCGGCGAACTGACAATCGGCGGCACGCGCGCGAACAGTCTGCCGCCGCAGCAGCGCAATATCTCGATGGTGTTTCAGAGCTACGCGCTGTATCCGCATCTGTCCGTGTACGACAACATCGCGTTCGGTCCGCGTATCCGCAAGGAATCGTCGACGAGCTTCAAGCCGCGCATCGAGGCCGCCGCGAAGATGCTGAATCTGAGCGGTTATCTGGACCGTTTGCCGCGCGCGCTGTCGGGCGGTCAGCGGCAGCGTGTCGCGATGGGGCGCGCGGTGGTGCGCGAGCCTTCGCTGTTTCTGTTCGACGAGCCGCTGTCGAATCTCGATGCGAAGCTGCGCGTGCAGATGCGCACGGAGATCAAGTCGTTGCATCAGCGGCTGAAGAATACGGTGATCTACGTCACGCACGATCAGATCGAAGCGATGACGATGGCCGATCGCATCGTCGTGATGAACGCGGGGCGTATCGAGCAGATCGGGCGTCCGCTTGAGCTTTACGACCGGCCGGCGAATCTGTTCGTTGCGAGCTTTCTCGGCTCGCCGTCGATGAATTTCGTCGCGGGCGAAGTGGTGAGCGCGGCGAACGGCGTTGCGCTGAAGCTCGGCGACGGTGCGCAGATTCCGCTGCCGAATGTCACGTCCGCAGCGGCCGCGCCGGGAGCGAAGGTCACGCTGGGCGTGCGGCCTGAGCACATCGAAACATCGAATGAAGGCATTCCGATGGATGTCGAGGTGATCGAGCCGACGGGTGCGGAGACGCATCTGTACGGGAAGATTGGCGGCGCGCCTTGGTGCGTGACGATGCGCCAACGCGCGTCGATCGAGCCCGGCCAGCGCGTGACAGTGCGCTTTGCCGCGCAGGACATGCATCTGTTCGATACGGAGAGTGGGCGCAGACTGGGCTGA
- a CDS encoding SDR family oxidoreductase has product MKRVVLVTGACGGIGSVLCRRFVEDGATVLALDVDAAALDQLVAVLGADNVTPIAVDLGDADAVRERVAQAVAARGPVDVLVANAGAADAMTLAKTDAASWQRDVHLNLNGTYHTVEAVRASMIGRQAGSIVLIGSVNGITALGHPAYSAAKAGLISYTKSLAIELGRYGIRANIVCPGTVKTKAWQARVDRNPKVFEDLKKWYPLRDFATPDDIADAVLFLASPMARVITGVVLPVDGGLLAGNRLMAEDLTLESL; this is encoded by the coding sequence ATGAAGCGTGTCGTGCTGGTGACGGGAGCGTGCGGCGGGATCGGCAGCGTGTTGTGCCGGCGTTTCGTCGAGGACGGCGCGACGGTGCTCGCGCTCGATGTCGACGCCGCCGCGCTCGATCAACTGGTCGCGGTACTGGGCGCGGACAACGTGACGCCGATTGCCGTCGATCTCGGCGATGCCGACGCCGTGCGCGAGCGCGTCGCGCAGGCGGTCGCCGCGCGCGGCCCGGTCGACGTGCTCGTGGCGAACGCAGGCGCCGCCGATGCCATGACGCTCGCGAAGACGGACGCCGCAAGCTGGCAGCGCGACGTGCACCTGAACCTGAACGGCACGTATCACACGGTCGAGGCGGTGCGCGCGTCGATGATCGGGCGGCAGGCGGGATCGATCGTGCTGATCGGCTCCGTGAACGGCATCACGGCGCTCGGCCATCCCGCTTACAGCGCGGCGAAGGCGGGGCTTATCAGCTACACGAAGTCGCTTGCGATCGAGCTTGGGCGCTACGGCATACGCGCGAACATCGTGTGTCCGGGGACGGTGAAGACGAAGGCGTGGCAGGCGCGCGTCGACAGGAACCCGAAGGTTTTCGAGGATCTGAAGAAGTGGTATCCGCTACGCGACTTCGCGACGCCCGACGATATCGCTGACGCCGTGCTCTTTCTCGCGTCGCCGATGGCGCGCGTGATTACGGGCGTCGTGTTGCCCGTCGATGGCGGCTTGCTGGCAGGCAACCGGCTGATGGCGGAAGACCTGACGCTCGAATCGCTTTAG
- a CDS encoding ABC transporter substrate-binding protein has protein sequence MSLHARASLTLGKVAAALAFAGLALSAHADTVRVTVAHYSDATAPYFEKMARQFEKANPGTTIKIEDVNWDTLQQKLQTDISGNANADLAIVGTRWLLDFVKDDVAEPLDGYMDASFKNRFIAPFLAPGQINGKTYGLPIAASARALYYNKDLLASVGYPNGPKTWNDVIDASKKLKAKGVAGFGLQGKEIETDVYYYYALWTNGGDVLNKEGKAGFDSPAGIKAATLYKSMIDQGLTQQGVTGYSREDVQNLFKQGRVAMMISAPFLAKQIKKEAPNLKYGIDPLPVGTTGATYAVTDSIVMFKNSKVKKDAWKFLDYLFTKEPRVEFTSTEGFLPTTKAEAADPAFADADTKAFIALLPQARFAPTVTGWEDTAKAVTNAMQAVYLGKAKPDDALKQAANQANQALGH, from the coding sequence ATGTCGTTGCATGCACGTGCTTCCCTTACGCTCGGCAAAGTCGCCGCAGCGCTCGCGTTTGCAGGTCTTGCCCTATCGGCGCACGCCGACACGGTGCGTGTGACGGTCGCGCATTACAGCGACGCGACGGCGCCGTACTTCGAGAAAATGGCCCGCCAGTTCGAGAAGGCCAACCCCGGCACCACGATCAAGATCGAAGACGTGAACTGGGACACGCTGCAACAGAAGCTGCAAACGGACATCTCGGGCAACGCCAACGCCGACCTCGCGATCGTCGGCACGCGCTGGCTGCTCGACTTCGTGAAGGACGACGTCGCCGAGCCGCTCGACGGCTACATGGACGCGAGCTTCAAGAACCGCTTCATCGCGCCGTTCCTGGCGCCTGGCCAGATCAACGGCAAGACGTACGGCCTGCCGATCGCCGCGTCGGCGCGCGCGCTGTACTACAACAAGGATCTGCTCGCGAGCGTCGGCTATCCGAACGGCCCGAAGACGTGGAACGACGTGATCGATGCGTCGAAGAAGCTGAAGGCGAAGGGCGTCGCCGGTTTCGGCCTGCAAGGCAAGGAAATTGAAACCGACGTGTACTACTACTACGCGCTGTGGACCAACGGCGGCGACGTGCTGAACAAGGAAGGCAAGGCCGGCTTCGATTCGCCCGCGGGCATCAAGGCCGCGACGCTGTACAAGTCGATGATCGACCAGGGTCTGACGCAGCAAGGCGTGACGGGCTACAGCCGTGAAGACGTGCAGAACCTCTTCAAGCAGGGCCGCGTCGCGATGATGATCTCCGCGCCGTTCCTCGCGAAGCAGATCAAGAAGGAAGCGCCGAACCTGAAGTACGGCATCGATCCGCTGCCGGTCGGCACGACGGGCGCGACGTACGCCGTTACCGATTCGATCGTGATGTTCAAGAACTCGAAGGTGAAGAAGGACGCCTGGAAGTTCCTCGACTATCTGTTCACGAAGGAACCGCGCGTCGAGTTCACGAGCACGGAAGGTTTCCTGCCGACCACCAAAGCTGAAGCCGCCGACCCCGCATTCGCCGATGCCGACACCAAGGCGTTCATCGCCCTGCTGCCGCAAGCGCGTTTCGCACCGACGGTGACGGGCTGGGAAGACACCGCGAAGGCCGTGACGAACGCGATGCAGGCCGTGTATCTCGGCAAGGCCAAGCCTGACGATGCGCTGAAGCAGGCCGCGAATCAGGCGAATCAGGCGCTCGGTCACTGA
- a CDS encoding carbohydrate ABC transporter permease, with protein sequence MSTNAQASVDQARAGRSIAPRAAAPWWLIAPSLILALFIISYPIFNIVWQSLHEVSRFGAIRDFTGLKNFYTVFADPVFLDSLRRTVVWTASVVGGTVIISVPVALVLNQDFHGRGIARTIVMLPWSVSLTMTAVVWRWAFNDDYGMVNVTLQRLGLIGGPIHWLATPELAFPVEIAVGILVSIPFTVTILLGGLSSVPGDIYEAARIDGASSWQQFRQLTLPLLRPFVNMAILLNVIYVFNSFPIIWVMTQGGPDNGTHILVTYLYELGFRLGRPGQAAAVSLVMLIMLFVFSVLYLRVQPSKEGEPA encoded by the coding sequence ATGAGTACCAACGCCCAAGCATCCGTCGACCAGGCGCGCGCCGGCCGTTCCATCGCCCCACGCGCCGCCGCGCCCTGGTGGCTGATCGCGCCGAGTCTGATCCTCGCGCTGTTCATCATCAGCTATCCGATCTTCAACATCGTGTGGCAGTCGCTGCACGAGGTGTCGCGTTTCGGTGCGATCCGGGATTTCACCGGTCTGAAAAACTTCTACACGGTGTTCGCAGACCCCGTGTTTCTCGATTCGCTGCGCCGGACTGTTGTCTGGACCGCGAGCGTGGTGGGCGGCACGGTGATCATCTCCGTGCCCGTTGCGCTGGTGCTGAATCAGGACTTCCACGGCCGCGGCATCGCGCGCACGATCGTGATGTTGCCGTGGTCCGTATCGCTGACGATGACGGCCGTCGTCTGGCGCTGGGCCTTCAACGACGATTACGGCATGGTCAACGTCACGTTGCAGCGGCTCGGTTTGATCGGCGGCCCGATTCATTGGCTCGCTACTCCCGAGCTGGCGTTTCCCGTCGAAATCGCCGTCGGCATTCTCGTGTCGATTCCGTTCACGGTAACGATCCTGCTCGGCGGTTTGTCGTCCGTGCCCGGCGATATCTACGAAGCCGCGCGCATCGACGGCGCAAGTTCGTGGCAGCAGTTCCGCCAGCTGACGCTGCCCTTGCTGCGCCCGTTCGTGAACATGGCGATCCTGCTGAACGTGATCTACGTGTTCAACTCGTTTCCGATCATCTGGGTGATGACGCAAGGCGGCCCCGACAACGGCACGCATATTCTCGTCACTTACCTGTACGAACTCGGCTTCAGGCTCGGACGTCCGGGTCAGGCTGCGGCCGTGTCGCTCGTGATGCTCATCATGCTGTTCGTGTTTTCGGTGCTCTATTTGCGCGTGCAGCCGTCGAAAGAAGGAGAGCCCGCATGA
- a CDS encoding carbohydrate ABC transporter permease yields MNVKMKRTVWCWLALSPLIVVVLFPFAVMLFTALKPAQEVFIYPARWLPVHWQWQNFADMWTAANFGVALRNSTIISLLSTALALAVSLPAAYALARFPFRGRGLYRQFLLVTQMLSPILLVVGLFRLAAMIPYGDGNLVDSKIGVIVSYAAFNIAFAVWMLSSYFATVPRDLEESAWLEGCSRTRAVFKVFLPLAVPAIVVTAIFTFINAWNEFAVVYTLIRSPENKTLTVQVTDMVAGKYVVEWHLVMAATLCATLPVSIVFAWLQRYLVKGLALGAVK; encoded by the coding sequence ATGAACGTGAAAATGAAACGCACCGTGTGGTGCTGGCTCGCGCTGTCGCCGCTCATCGTGGTCGTGCTGTTTCCGTTCGCCGTGATGCTGTTCACGGCGTTGAAGCCCGCGCAGGAAGTGTTCATTTATCCCGCGCGCTGGTTGCCCGTGCATTGGCAATGGCAGAATTTCGCCGACATGTGGACGGCCGCGAATTTCGGCGTCGCGCTGCGCAACAGCACGATCATCAGCCTGCTTTCGACGGCGCTCGCGCTCGCCGTCAGCCTGCCCGCCGCGTATGCACTCGCGCGCTTTCCGTTTCGCGGACGCGGGCTGTATCGACAGTTCCTGCTCGTCACGCAGATGCTCTCGCCGATTCTGCTGGTGGTCGGCCTGTTCCGTCTCGCCGCGATGATTCCGTATGGCGACGGCAATCTTGTCGATTCGAAGATCGGCGTGATCGTGTCGTATGCAGCGTTCAATATCGCGTTTGCGGTGTGGATGCTGTCGTCGTATTTCGCCACCGTGCCGCGCGATCTGGAAGAGTCGGCGTGGCTCGAAGGATGCAGCCGCACGCGCGCGGTGTTCAAGGTGTTTCTGCCGCTCGCGGTGCCCGCCATTGTCGTGACGGCCATCTTCACGTTCATCAACGCGTGGAATGAGTTCGCCGTTGTCTACACGCTGATCCGCTCGCCCGAAAACAAGACGCTCACCGTGCAGGTCACCGATATGGTGGCGGGCAAGTATGTCGTCGAATGGCATCTGGTGATGGCCGCGACGTTGTGCGCGACGTTGCCGGTGTCGATCGTGTTCGCGTGGCTTCAGCGATATCTTGTGAAGGGCCTCGCGCTCGGTGCGGTCAAGTAA